One Mycoavidus sp. HKI genomic region harbors:
- the hscA gene encoding Fe-S protein assembly chaperone HscA — protein sequence MALLQISEPGLAPAPHERRLAVGIDLGTTHSLVAAVRNGVSEVLPDLDGALLLPSVVRYLATGKPQLGRLAKEQAALDPKNTIVSVKRLMGRGKAEIENTAHVPYDLVDAPGMVQIKTVAGVKSPVEVSAEILAALQQRAQASLGGELVGAVITVPAYFDEAQRQATKDAAELAGLNVLRLLNEPTAAAIAYGLESGAQGIYAVYDLGGGTFDLSILQLTQGVFEVLATGGDSMLGGDDFDQALLEYVLAKAAPDTPTLTAGDKRLLLDAARSAKEALSSAPQTRIDLLLSNGVRIAVTVSEAEFAELVQPLVQRTLVTMRKTLRDAQIAAKDVQGIVLVGGATRMPVVCRAVELFFGQPVLTGIDPDQVVALGAAIQADLLAGNRRDEDDWLLLDVIPLSLGVETMGGLVEKIIPRNSAIPVARAQEFTTFKDGQTAMSIHVVQGERELVADCRSLARFELRGIPPMTAGAARIQVSYQVDADGLLSVFAREMQSGVAASVIVKPSYGLSDEEIGRMLDDSFQAANIDKHARALRELQVDAERLLAATASALARDADLLSAAERATIDTATKALQEVKNGAHSDVLERAIEVLAAATDEFAARRMNQNIRTALAGRKVDELTEQ from the coding sequence ATGGCTCTATTACAAATTTCCGAACCCGGTCTAGCGCCAGCACCTCATGAGCGGCGGCTGGCGGTTGGCATTGATCTTGGCACAACCCATTCATTAGTTGCTGCGGTGCGTAATGGCGTGTCCGAGGTACTGCCTGATCTGGACGGGGCGTTATTATTGCCCTCCGTGGTGCGCTATCTAGCAACGGGTAAACCGCAGCTCGGCCGATTGGCCAAGGAACAGGCCGCACTTGACCCTAAAAATACGATTGTTTCGGTCAAGCGTTTAATGGGCCGTGGCAAAGCAGAAATAGAAAATACGGCGCACGTGCCGTATGACTTGGTTGATGCGCCTGGCATGGTGCAAATCAAAACGGTAGCTGGCGTCAAAAGCCCGGTCGAAGTCTCGGCTGAAATTCTTGCCGCCTTGCAGCAACGTGCACAAGCCTCGCTCGGGGGCGAGCTGGTTGGCGCAGTGATTACGGTGCCGGCTTATTTTGATGAGGCGCAACGGCAAGCCACCAAAGATGCGGCCGAGCTTGCCGGCCTTAACGTCTTGCGCTTGCTCAATGAACCCACTGCCGCCGCAATTGCCTATGGTCTTGAGAGTGGCGCGCAAGGAATCTATGCGGTCTATGATCTAGGTGGCGGCACCTTTGACTTGTCGATTCTTCAGTTGACGCAAGGCGTATTTGAGGTACTGGCCACCGGTGGCGACTCAATGCTGGGCGGCGACGATTTTGACCAGGCATTATTGGAATATGTGCTGGCCAAAGCGGCGCCAGACACACCAACATTAACTGCTGGCGATAAGCGACTGTTGCTGGATGCTGCGCGTAGCGCGAAAGAAGCGTTATCGAGTGCACCACAAACCCGTATTGATCTTCTGCTCTCAAATGGCGTACGGATCGCCGTGACGGTGAGCGAGGCCGAGTTTGCTGAACTCGTTCAGCCGCTCGTACAGCGGACCTTAGTGACCATGCGCAAAACTTTGCGCGATGCGCAGATTGCGGCAAAAGATGTGCAAGGCATTGTGTTAGTCGGTGGCGCCACGCGGATGCCAGTGGTTTGCCGCGCGGTTGAACTGTTTTTTGGGCAGCCAGTGCTCACCGGCATTGATCCGGACCAAGTGGTGGCGCTGGGGGCCGCGATTCAAGCGGATCTGTTAGCGGGTAACCGGCGTGATGAGGATGATTGGCTGCTGCTGGATGTGATTCCGCTCTCGCTCGGAGTGGAAACGATGGGTGGCTTGGTGGAAAAAATTATTCCACGTAACTCGGCCATTCCGGTGGCGCGAGCGCAAGAGTTTACAACCTTCAAAGATGGCCAGACGGCAATGTCGATCCATGTTGTGCAGGGCGAGCGTGAACTCGTGGCAGATTGCCGCTCGCTGGCGCGCTTTGAGTTGCGTGGGATCCCGCCAATGACAGCTGGCGCTGCGCGGATTCAAGTAAGCTATCAAGTGGATGCCGATGGTTTATTGTCCGTGTTTGCGCGTGAGATGCAATCCGGTGTGGCTGCTTCAGTCATAGTTAAGCCCTCATACGGCTTAAGCGATGAAGAGATCGGTCGCATGCTTGATGACAGTTTCCAAGCGGCCAATATCGATAAACATGCGCGTGCATTGCGCGAACTACAAGTCGACGCTGAACGGTTATTGGCCGCAACAGCAAGCGCTTTAGCCCGCGATGCAGATTTGCTCAGTGCGGCAGAGCGAGCAACCATTGATACCGCCACAAAAGCGCTGCAGGAAGTCAAAAATGGCGCGCACAGCGATGTCCTTGAGCGCGCCATTGAGGTTTTAGCAGCCGCCACCGATGAATTTGCCGCACGGCGCATGAACCAAAATATCCGCACGGCGCTTGCTGGCCGCAAAGTGGATGAGCTGACTGAACAATAA
- the hscB gene encoding Fe-S protein assembly co-chaperone HscB produces the protein MSSLSSTHFELFGLPTSFIIDDDKLASAYRTVQAHTHPDRFAADSEAQKRVALQWATRANDAYRTLKDPLRRAIYVLQLRGIETQAENNTVMASAFLMLQLEWRESIEAAKLEKNLPELEVLLDTLQAARTTRFAKLASLFKTQMDQAAADVVRELMFIERVVHEAQAQIEKLEYM, from the coding sequence ATGTCATCTTTAAGCAGTACTCATTTCGAATTATTTGGCTTGCCTACAAGTTTCATAATTGATGACGATAAACTTGCTAGTGCTTATCGTACGGTGCAGGCGCATACTCACCCGGATCGTTTCGCAGCGGATTCTGAGGCTCAAAAGCGGGTTGCCTTGCAATGGGCGACGCGGGCTAACGATGCCTATCGCACATTAAAAGATCCATTGCGACGGGCGATTTATGTATTGCAGTTACGCGGTATTGAAACGCAGGCCGAGAATAACACCGTGATGGCAAGCGCCTTTCTAATGCTACAGCTAGAATGGCGCGAATCTATTGAAGCCGCAAAACTAGAAAAAAATCTGCCGGAGCTTGAGGTGTTGCTCGATACATTGCAAGCCGCGCGCACGACGCGTTTTGCAAAACTCGCGAGTCTGTTTAAGACTCAGATGGATCAAGCCGCGGCTGATGTGGTGCGCGAATTGATGTTTATCGAACGCGTCGTCCACGAAGCGCAGGCTCAGATTGAAAAACTTGAATACATGTAA
- the iscA gene encoding iron-sulfur cluster assembly protein IscA: MAITLTEKAAQHVEKYLLRRGKGVGLRLGVRTTGCSGLAYKLEYVDALAPEDQVFESYGIKVVVDPKSLAYIDGTELDFAREGLNEGFKFKNPNVKDECGCGESFRI; encoded by the coding sequence ATGGCCATTACGTTGACTGAAAAAGCGGCGCAGCATGTGGAAAAATATTTGCTACGCCGTGGTAAAGGGGTTGGCTTGCGCTTGGGCGTGCGTACGACGGGCTGTTCTGGGCTTGCGTATAAGCTTGAATATGTGGATGCGCTGGCGCCAGAAGACCAAGTATTTGAAAGTTATGGCATAAAAGTCGTAGTTGACCCAAAGAGCCTGGCTTACATTGACGGTACTGAATTGGACTTTGCACGGGAGGGCTTGAATGAAGGTTTCAAATTCAAGAATCCAAATGTCAAAGATGAATGTGGGTGCGGTGAATCATTCCGAATTTAA
- the iscU gene encoding Fe-S cluster assembly scaffold IscU codes for MAYSDKVLDHYENPRNVGSFDKSGDGIGTGMVGAPACGDVMKLQIRVGADGVIEDAKFKTYGCGSAIASSSLVTEWVKGKTLDQALTIKNTHIAEELALPPVKIHCSILAEDAIKAAVKDYQERHGKVAELTAPEQAA; via the coding sequence TACTCGATCATTACGAGAATCCCCGTAACGTTGGGTCATTTGATAAAAGCGGGGACGGCATTGGCACTGGCATGGTGGGTGCGCCGGCCTGTGGGGATGTGATGAAGCTGCAAATTCGAGTGGGCGCTGACGGCGTGATTGAAGATGCAAAGTTTAAGACCTATGGCTGTGGCTCAGCGATTGCCTCAAGCTCGCTGGTGACTGAATGGGTTAAAGGTAAGACGCTTGATCAGGCGTTGACAATCAAGAACACGCACATTGCTGAAGAATTGGCGCTGCCGCCAGTGAAGATTCATTGTTCGATTCTGGCCGAAGACGCGATTAAAGCTGCCGTGAAAGATTATCAAGAGCGTCATGGCAAAGTGGCTGAGCTGACTGCACCTGAGCAAGCGGCTTAA